The DNA region CCAACTGACCAACTCCTGAACAGCATCGGACATCGCATCATGTCCTCTTCAGAAACAAAACAAGGATCCCACATGGCATGCCCTTGCTCGATCGCGTCTCGGGCCTGTTCCTCTGATCAGATCAGACGACGCATCCATACATGCATTCCGCTGAGATTTTTCGGGACCATACCAGCTACCAAGCTTTGCACAGTTCCACCTCCAACATTTTTCGCCGACGGCCGCCGACGCCTTCCCCTCGCGCAGGCCGGGAGACAGAGGGTAGCCCAGTAGGTAGGTCACGACTGTTGCAACAACTTGCAAGCCCGTAGGCAATTTTGACATGTGATTTGATCGATCCGGGAGAGACGAGCAGGACCAGCTGAGGGCGTCACGAATGACACGGCGCGTTGGTCAAGTCGAGCTCTCGATGATCCGTCTCCCCGCGCTCGAGCAGTCGAGCTGGTGATGCAGAAACACTTGAAGCAGGGCCGCCATGTGCGAACTGTCCCCTGCAGGAGGCAATTGGGGGTCTCGGCCTCATCAGATCGGCAGCGAGCGACGAGCATGCATGCAAGGTCTGGCGCCTCTCGTGGTCGGCGGTATGCTCGAGCATTTCGAGGAGCGTGTGGTCCTTGGGATAATGCAGAGCAGATCGCTGAAGCAACCCATAACCCATGTGAGCTTCAAGCCCTTCAGGGTTCAGGCCACCATGAAACCTCATTCAGGGAGAGGACTGCTGCAATCTGCTCCATTCTTGCAAAAACACAGGAGGGATCAGGGTGACACTGTCTCATCAAACTCAGCTGCCAGCAAGTGAATTACAGCGACGAGAATGGCAGGACAAACCCGAGCAACAGGCTGGTAAACTTGCCTTTGCCGTGCCGATGCCGTGGAGAAGGCAGGCGGCATCCTGGAACAGAGCAGGCCCCGGGGGCGTGGCGGACACCGCTTTTGGTGACGCGATCGCGCTGGAAACACACGCAAGTGCTGAGCCCGGGCGCAAGGGGACAGGCGGCACAGGACAAGGAGAAGCCAACAGGAAGTTACAGTGGAGGCTGGTTGTGTTAGCAGCAAAGGATTCGTCAGAAACGGACGGCATGCTGATGCCGCTCGTTTGCGGACAGTGTCAAAGCGCCAACCATCAGAGAACCACCCGAACCAACTTGCCAAAGTGACCACTGGCTTCTGCTGCAATGATCCTACTGCCATAGGGTATTCGGTAGTAATATACTAGTAGCACGCGACAACTGACTTATGCAGAATCTGAGATCGCATGCATCACATCATGGATGCATCTTACATGCAGATACTTGTACAGTAAGAACAGTGGGGTAAAAAAGTCAAAGTGTGCTAGTCTGAATCTTTCTGCAACCTCAATAGTCAAGACAAAGTAGATGTGCATTTCAGAATACCTAACCTAACCAGCTGCTGGCATTCTACAAATGTCTGTTTGTTGGCTTGAGgtagtgtttggatccaaagtgCAAAAAGGGCAAAAGGGtaaaaattttgccatttgccaaaagtggcaaaagttTTGCCAttaggggtgtttggatccaaatggcAAAAGTTTTGGCAAAAGCTCATTTAaacctcttttctcctttttgccatagggtgtttgggtccaaatggaaaaaaaagagcaaatttttTGCTATTTCCTTTTGCTATCTGTTTTTGCTGTTTCCTTTTTACCATAGGGTGTTTGGgtccaaatggaaaaaaaaagagcaaattttttgctatttgcccttttgccaaaggatccaaacaggccctgaGTTATAGATGTCAAAAAGCCCGAGGCCCGATAGCCCTGCACGAGACACGGGTTTTTGTCTCGTCCAAGCACGGCACGGCCCGATAGTCTACGTGCTCGGGCCGGCACGGTATATGGGCCGACGCCTTAGCCCGTCGGGCAGCACGGGCACGCTCTAGTTAAAAGAGCCGGCCCGGCCACGGCTCGTTAATCACCCCAACGGTCCAACTGCCCATACAAAACTCCGGCCTGCTAGCTCACTAACCCTAGCTGGTACACCTCCCATCGTGATGCACACACCCGTAGCACGTCGCCGCTCGCCCGCCATCCTTTCGCGCTTGCCTCTCGCCCTTGCCGCCTCCCTCTCGCTGTCTCGCACTTCGCCACCTGCCCGCCAGCCTTCTACTGTTCGCCTGTTCTGCACTCGCCTCTCAGCTCTCGCATCCCGCCGCCCTGTCGCCCGCAGCTCTCCCCTCGCATCCCGCCGCCCTGTCGCCCGCAGCTCTCCCCTCCCAGCTGCGTAGATCTAAGCGGCGCAGCCCCGGCATCATCTCCGCGCAGATACGGCGAGGCAACGAGCCCACATCATCTCCCGCCGTTGTCTTCATCTGGAAgtgtggcggcggcgagcgcggtgGCAGGGCTTGTGGCGACGGCAGGCGCGGCGGCCAAAAGGCAGTGTCCGCATCGGCAAGCGCACACGGCGACGGCAGGTGCGGGGCCTCCATCGAGCGCACGGGCTTCAGCTGGCACGGGCATGACAAAATCCCCGTGCCGCACCAGTCCAGCACGGCATGGAATGGGCCCGTGGGCTCGTGCTTGGCTGAGGACGCGGCACGACGGACGGTCCGGCCTAGGCCGTTAGTATGGTCGTGTCGTGCCTGGCCCGGTCAGTTCGTACCCGGGCCAGACCGAGCTCGTGGCGAGCCGAGCCGTGCCAAGCGGCCGGAATGGCCGTGCATCGTGAATCCACAAGACTGGGAATGAATCGCAGATCCAAAGAGGGTTAAAAATTTGGGCGCCGTTATTATTTTTGGGTAAATCAGATACATATATGTACATGCACGATCATTGATGCCACGCTCACTCACAAGTTACAAAGGGAAGACAGACAAATACGAAGCTAtaaatctctctctctctctctctctatgcAAACTATGTTACACAAACGCCTGAATCTTGAGCTCActtgccggcggcgatggcggcgccgtATGACCGGCtcctccggacctcctccggcGGTATAAAGGCGTCCGGCCCCAGGCCCGGGACGTTGAACGCCACGTCGTCGATGTTCCACGACTCCTCCATCCGCGTCAccacgcgcgcggcgcgcaCGCCCACGCCGAACCGGGCGAGGTGCGCCGTCGACGTGCCGGCGTGCGCGACGGCCACGGCGCCGTCCACGGCGCGGTAGTCCGACATGGCCGACGCGATGGTGGTCTCCCAGTACATGGCGGGCGCGCCGGGAGACTGGATCCGGGTCAGCTGCGAGTCCTCCAGCCGCGCCAGGAGGCCGCTGCGCTGGCTGAAGAACCCCGTCAGCCCGTGGCGGATCACCTCCGCGGTGCCGTCGCTCCAGCTGGAGAGCACCGAGGGCCCAACGTCAAGGCGCAGCACGAAGCAGTCCTCGCCGTCCACCAGCTTCTCGCCGGCGTGCTCGGCCGTCGAGAAGATGGACGCGATCGTCACTGGGTCCAAGCCCTGCAGGCACAAATAATCGATCACTCTACTGTCAGTGAACATGTAAATGGTCAGAATCTTGGCAAGCTCGCTGAGTGTAAATCTGCAAAGACTTCGTCTTGCTGAATACTGACAACTTGTAAAATAGTATATGTGCGCGCGCGCACATGGATGCAGCAAAAACACAATGGAAAAATGCATTTGTCAGCAAAGTTGAGCAGACAGATAAATCTCCTTGACTTGTTGGCATACATGTGTTTGGTGCTTTAGGACCACCCAGTGCTAGCAAATTTCAGAAGGGCAGATCAGATTCTCCAAGAAAATGGTAATCTAAGTGTGCCCAAGCCCAAGTGCGTATGAGCTTGTGGTCTGAAATTCTGCATCAGATAATTCTAAACGGGGAAACTTTCTCAGAACTTTCAGCTACTGCCATCGAGGACAATGAAACATGAAACAGCTAAGTGGGAACTGGCAGTGCATTCCCTGCATCAGGGTTTAGGTAAGAACATGTCAGTACGCCATAATTAATTGGAATGGGACAGAGGACGCTGCTGATATAATGATGCAGTACTGCTAAACAAAGCACCATTGCTTAAAATTCTCTATGATAGTACGAACAGCTAAGAGCCTCAACATATGTGCTGCATCCGTACAAGTCTCCGACATGAATACATTTGTTATCCATTTCCACAGGGATGGGTTGAAACTTAACAGTACTCAAGAAGACTGAACAAATTGTATGCTTTGAGTAGCCCACAGTCATATGCTCACTTGAGCTGTTCTTATTATCAAATTGGCCGAATGGTAGACCCTAAAACAACGACTCGAACAATAAACTAGTGTGTAGGCCTCATCAATCCAACGTTCAAACAGTTAGGCTTGATCAGATGTAACCTACTCTGCAGAATTTTATTAGAACGTTTGGTAAGCATCAAGATCATGAGAATCAGGACATGACCTCAGCACCCAATTTTCCTACTGCAAACTACAGTTGGATATGGTATAGCTTTGCTAGAAATACCAACTGATTAGCCTTAAGCAAAGAGTGTCAATGGGTCTAACCAAATAAAACACAAAATCTGGAGTTTATTTCCTTTCAGAGGATTAGGAACACTGTTTCATGGTCCACAGATTTCTCCAAATAAGAAATACCAGTGCATTTGCGTAGACAGCCGACCTGTATATTCTCCTTGCCAACAAGTTGTTCAGAAAAAATATAGGATTATTTTTCGTCAACTCCCATCCTCACACTGACATACACACCCCTAACGTACGTTCATGAAGAACCTATATACTAAAGAGGTTCCACTAGCCAAGTTGATCGGGATAAGCCTAAACAAAAGCAGCCAATCTAAGTTAATGATGAAATCAAGCTCAGTGATCAAACAAACATTCAGACATCTCACACTAGGCTGATGAAGCTCTTTATAAAAAAGAGCATCCTGCGGACAGAGATATTCTTATTCCAGCCCCATGTGATGGATGCAGATTAAAAGGCAGGCAAATCTCACACTACCAACTGCTAATCGTCTCTCCCCAGGTCAAACATGGACAGTTTGGACTTCAGTTCTCAGGCTCTCCGCTCTCCTGCAGAGCTCCAAGAAGAGCAGAGCATGAGGCAATCATGACATCAACAGTGTGGCATCCTGCAGATCCCAAGATAACAGCTGTGCAAGTGCAGAGCCCATACATGAGATACATCAGTTGCTCTTTTTAACAAAAGATTCATCGCATTCGCATCGAGTTGTTTTGTTTAAGGGATCTtctcctctctttttttccccCACCATGTAGTACTGCAAAGCGAAAGGGCGTGCGCAAAAGCAGGAGGCTATTCGATCGATGGCATGCGAAAGCAGAAGAAAGccagcaatggcggcggcgggccccgcctgtcatgGGCCAGGCTAGCTCGCAGCAGTAACGCTGTGCATGCGAGGCATGCCATGGCGATCGGCAAAGCGACGAGGGGAAAAAAGGCGAACGGAAGAAAAAGGAACATGGCATCACGATGCAAAACAAGAGATGCCaggggggttgggggggggggggtgcaggGGAGCGCCATGATGCCAACCTGGAGAGCGCGTCGGAGTGGGCGGGAACcgccgcgcgcggcgtgggcgcCGAGCCAGGGCGTGCGGCGCCAGGCGACGCGGCCGTCGCTGCCCGCCGCGACGCTCTGCCCGGCCACGGACATCTCGACGAGCCACATGCTGGGCGCGAGCTGCCACAGCACGAAGCTCCCCTCGTgggcgcgcccgccgccgccgatgacGCCGCCTCCCCCGCCGCTGGGCTCCTGCAGCATCGACAGGCGCACCCGCCCCGACGCGTACATGCTCTTGACCGCGCCGTCCTCGAGCTTGCCGCACCCCGTCGTGGCCCTGAACTGCTCGATGATGTACTGCGCCGACGACGCCACCTGCACGGACGCACGCATCGCTCCTCCATCATTCCATTCCAAGCAAAGCAAACGCGCGCGTAGCGTACACACAGGCACAGctgcgcgcggcgcgcgggaaGGTTAGCTGTTGATGCGGCGTGGACGTACGTGGCGGGGAaggcgcgggaggagggggacggGGGAGAGGGGGCAGGCGAGCACGGAGAGGAGCACGCGGAGGTCGGCGGCCGGGCGGGCGTCGTCCCCGGCGGCGCCCCCAGAGAGGAGGCGCGCCCACCGGTGCAGCGCCGCGTGGAGACCCGAGCGCCGGCGCgacgcctcctcctccccgccgccgggcTCCTCCGCCAGCGGCTCCAGCGCTACCCTCGATCTCATCTCGCTCGCTCTCCGCCGGCCTCTCTCTCGCTCTCACTCCGGCCCGTGCGTAGCTTCTGTGTCAGGCTGCCGCGCGTgtccgctgctgctgctgcttctcgttataagagggagggaggaggccACACAGGCCAGGGAAGCGCCGCCGCACGCGGTTCACCTCGCGGGCGCGTACACGAGCTGCCTAACGGTAGGCTTGACTGGTCCGTGGGCCCGAGCTTCCGGAGGGTCCGCGGTGTCAGTGGAGCCGCTGGGCCCGGCGCGCGTGTGGAGTGCGGGGAAAGGGTGGGAGGGTGGTGGAGACTGGAGAGCGTTCAAGGGAGGCAAGAAGAGGGAAGGATTCAGGGTTTGTTTTGGGTTGGGGAGCGGTCAAAATCTCGCTGGCGCTGGTGGCGTGGCCGTGGCAGCTCAGCGTCCGGctgagccgcccgccgccgtcctgcttCCCAGCCAAGCCAAGTCTCCTCCCCTCCAACGCCAGGTCGCCAGTTCAATCCTGCTGACACATATCGTCCGATCCCCAGTGAAATTTCCAAGTTCTTACCAGAACCGAACTGTTCTGTTCCCCGGTGAAAATCCTTGCGTTCGAAGCAGGCCATTAGCTAGGATGCTAGCCAGATCTTATGCACGGGTAGACGATGATGCCATGCGCCGCTCGCACTGTTGCGGCACAGTTGCTTGCGGCCTCATTTGCTATCTATCGATCGCAGTGGAGTGGCGCGCACGTTTGGTTTTACGAGGTGGACGTGTGCGGGAGCTTTCCTCCTTTCTGTTCTGGGGACAGGGGGATTTCGTTGATGTGCCCGGGCGGCCTCTTCTCCCTGGACGCGCATGCTGCCGCCGCAACCGCACTGCATGGCTCAGGTCGGTATGGCTGGCTCCCCCCGTTAGCCGGCGGCCGCAAGCATCGATGGCGGGACGCGACGGCGACCCGGCAACCCCGTGCACGCAACGCACGCGCGGGGAGCCGGAGGAGAGCCGCGCGCGGCCGCATTGATGCGCGGATGGTTGGGCTGGGGTTTCCGGGGGCGCTGCAACGACGGAGCGACGGCGACGCGGCAACAAACCAGCAGAAGAGCCTTTTGGCTTGCCCAACATGTATAGCTTGGCTTCTTCATCAATCCTGGACTAGAATCCAAGGTGATTTCCCCTTTCTCTCTGTTTCCTTTTTCTCAATTGCTTGTGCCTTTTTCGGTATGGACACGGAAGACCAGACGGGATCAGGCTTGAAGTGGAACTTGAAGATTTCCTTGCTGCGCCGAGACGTGTAATGCGTCTCTTGACTGGTCTGCTGCTGAACTCTGAAGAAGCGCGTTTAATTTGTGTTTATATATCCATCTACCTATCCGATTCCATCGATCGTTGTCTGAATCAGAGACAAAAGAATTCATGAGAAGTTCTCTGTCATGTTCAGCAGAGTATTGAATGATCGTGTTCACTGCGGGGGGTCTCTCCTTCCCTACATCGCTGACGAGTCATATCTCGCTTTAAAATCCTGCTGGCCTGTTCTGAACTCCCAATGAGTTTTCTGTAATTCCAGCAATGCAATGACAAGTGTGCGATCTCAGGGGGACGTGCAGGGCGCCATTGCTCAAGGCCTGAGATAATGGTTGCGTGCTTTATTGCTGGGCTCAGGTGCTGCCCAAGCAGCAGTAATCAAGATTCATTTATTCTACAGCCTCAGTGTTCTTGCCACAGTACACCAAAACAAGTAGTATTACTCTAATGTGGGATCTGATGAATGTTTAGTCAAATTAAGCTGCAACCTTACAGTACAAGGATTGATGACAACGATGTATTCAGCTACTTGCATTGTGCACCAAGCAAGTTCAACCAACGTAGTGGACGCAGAATATCAGTTTCCGGGTTACTGTCAGAATGATGGCACGGTAGCTGCTGCCTCGCCTGATCAACCACTGAAGTGACATAACGAAATCGCAATAGGCATAGTATACCTGTTCCTAGGAGGAGACAACATCGATCCATTGGAGACCATGATGGCATGATCCGTGCGAGTTCAAGTCCATCGTGAACTGACCGGAGGAGGGCGTGTCCCTTTCAGGCGACACAACTTGAGTGGCGTTTGGTTGGCAGGATCTGGAGAAGACCACGGAGGACTTTGGTTGCACTTGCACATGCTTCAGTGTGGTTAAGGATGTAAAGTGTGTGACTGCGTCAGCATCGCATGAACCACAATGACACACTTGATATTGTTGTGTTTTGGTTTACTGGGGAAGAAAGCATTTCTGCATTTGATACGGTTCTTGTGACTGTGTTTGTGACAAGAATGATCACTAGTAGCTTTGGAGTGTCTCCTGGTTACTGTTTGTTGACAATTTGCTGGATGGTTGTGCTGGTATACTTTCCTTGTCGTCACCGTTGTAAGCAACTAATTACGCTTTCTGATTCGTGGGATGGGGGGAAGAAAGCCGCTGTCACATTTGCCGACCTTATTCCTCCAGAAGAATCACACAAGCGCAAAGCTGATGCAAAAGGGGCCTGTGCAGCGAAGAGGAGAGAAGGACGGAGAtagttttatttttaaaaaaggCGGAGATAATCATGGGCCGTAGATAGGCCATGAAGCCCAGACTGAAAACAAGCATAGGCCTCTAACTTCCTGGGCTCACTGCACCAAACATGTCTTCTCCGGCGAACAGGACAACCGGAAACTGCAAGCAAACCATCAGCGCCTCAGAGGCAGCGCCA from Panicum hallii strain FIL2 chromosome 9, PHallii_v3.1, whole genome shotgun sequence includes:
- the LOC112874272 gene encoding uncharacterized protein LOC112874272, with the protein product MRSRVALEPLAEEPGGGEEEASRRRSGLHAALHRWARLLSGGAAGDDARPAADLRVLLSVLACPLSPVPLLPRLPRHVASSAQYIIEQFRATTGCGKLEDGAVKSMYASGRVRLSMLQEPSGGGGGVIGGGGRAHEGSFVLWQLAPSMWLVEMSVAGQSVAAGSDGRVAWRRTPWLGAHAARGGSRPLRRALQGLDPVTIASIFSTAEHAGEKLVDGEDCFVLRLDVGPSVLSSWSDGTAEVIRHGLTGFFSQRSGLLARLEDSQLTRIQSPGAPAMYWETTIASAMSDYRAVDGAVAVAHAGTSTAHLARFGVGVRAARVVTRMEESWNIDDVAFNVPGLGPDAFIPPEEVRRSRSYGAAIAAGK